From the genome of Trueperaceae bacterium:
GAGCGACTGCTCGGGCCTCGCAAGCTGAAGGCGCATCAGGAACGCCTCAACGCTGGCCAGGCCCAGGAACAGGAAGCTGGTGCAGATGTAGAGCAGCCCCAGCCGCTTGTGGTCGACGGTGGTCAGCCAGCTTGCCCAGCCCGTCGTCCAGGTTGGTCTTGTGAGTACGCCCGCGTGACCAGCCGCGGCCGTTTGCCTACCGATCGCCATTCGTTCCTCCTACGGCGTTCGCCTGTGCCTGCTGCTCCCCCTCGATGCCCAGGCTCAGCAGATAAGCGGCGATAGCAGATGCCTCTTCCAGGGCATCCGGGTCGTCTTCCTGCCAGAGCGTAGGCATGTAGTTGCCCGGTTTGATCGCTTGCGGATCTCGGATCCAGGCGGTCAGGTTCTCGTGAGTATTCTCCAGCACCCCGGCAGCCACGGTGTTACGAAGTCCGAAGTTCGTGAGGTTGGGGAAGTCGGGACTGCCGTAGCCGGGCCCGAAGTTGGCGTTCGAGTGACAGCCGATGCACCCCTTCTGCGCGAAGAGAGTACGGCCCTCCTGGATCAGTTCGTTGTTCTGCACGGGCTGGATCGCCTGCCGCTCCTCCTGCGAGGCCTGCACCTGCACCTCCTGGAACGACTCGACCCAGGCCTGGTACTCCTCCTCGGACTCGACGATCACCCGGAAGCGCATATAGGCGTGAGCGCCAAGGCAGAGCTCGGCGCAGTGGCCCCAGTAGATCCCCTCTTCGTCGGCGATGAGCCACAGCTGGTTCTCCTGGTTGGGGATCATGTCGCGCTTGCCCGCGAGCTTGGGCACCCAGAAGGAGTGGAGCACGTCGGCCGAGTCGAGGTCGAGCACGACGCGGGTACCGACGGGGACGTGGAGCTCGTTGGCGGTGACAATGCCGAGCTCCGGGTATTCGAACTTCCACCACCACTGGTAACCGGTGACGTGGACCAGTACATCGCTCTCCTGTGGCTGCACCCTCACCTCGGTCTCGAAGATGGTGCGGACCGTGGGCACGGCAACGAGGATGACGATGATCACCGGTATGAGCGTCCAGGTGATCTCCAGCGGCACGCTGCCGTGAACCTGGTTGGGAATGGCATCCTTGTCCCCCGTGTACCTGCTCCTGAAGCGGAAGATGGCGTAGCCCAGGACGCCCGCCACCAAGGCGACGACCCCGACGCTGAGCCAGGTCGTCCAGATGAGCAGATCGAGCTGCTGCTCGGCCACATAGCCGACGGGATGCAACGTGGAGCGAGGGCCCTCGGTTTCGCACCCGACCAGCAACAGGGCCAGCACGAGTAGCGGCGCGACCCGACGGAACCTACGTACTACCGGCACTTGTTCCTCCTAAGGACGTTTGGGATGGAGTTCAGGCCGGCACGCCATTGATACGGCGCGGCCAACAAACACCCGCCAATGTATCACAGCTGGACCAGCGACGGATAACGTTGTAGAGGCACAATCGTGCCCTCTGTCCGTATCGCCGGCGCTCCCGTTGGGCGCCCGCGCTGCGCTGGGCCGCGGTCGGCCCCTCCACAACGAAGGAGGGCGTGACGGTGTTCTCCGCCACGCCCAGGTTGCTGTCGCAGGAGTTCCGCCAACGGCGGTTCAGCCGGTGACCTCCTTCGCGTCGAGAGGCACGAAGTTGACGAAACAGTAGGCGACGTCTGCCTCGGTACCCCGCTGGTATGAGCCCATGGAGGTGACGTAGACCTCCGTCGACACGCGCTTCCGGTCGCTCTGGGCGGGATCGTCCAGCACGCCGTCGTACGTCACCGGCGAGGACTTGGCGAGAGCCCTCCGGATCCTCTCCAGCCCACTCGCGTCATCCTCGAGCCGCCATGTGCCCACGATCCGGAGCACGTCCTCGTTCTGGCCGCGCCAGACCTGCAACGTCCCCGTTCCGGGCAATCCCGCCAACTTGGCGTCACCGGTGGACGCTCCCTGGGAGAGCGCCTCCTTGCCCAGTTGGAGCTTCTCGAAAGTCACTTCAGATCCCACGCCCATAGACGGTCTCGCTGAAGTCATCAGTTTCGACGGTGAGGCTGCCGAGCGTCATCCGGTAGTTGCGTGCCCACGCTGCGGCCACCTGCTCGGGAAGGTCAGCCGCTTCGAAGCCCACGAAGACGCGAGCGAGCTCTCCGTCGTCGATATCACGCAGATCGACCTGGAGACCGGCTTCGGTCTCCTCGAGGTCGACCCCCGAACCGAAACTGGGGAGGTCGGCGATCACGGTCGGTTCCAGGCCCTCGGCCATGTTGAAGGTCAGTTCGACGTCGTCGAGTTCCACCTGACCTTCGTTCCTCACGACCGTAGTAGCCCAGAGATAGTCGTCGCTGGAGAAGCCATCGATCTCGGCATCTTCGACGGCCTCCTGGAACGAGTCGGAGAAGCGGGTCGGGCCGCCAACCAGGAAGCTCACCTCGGCTGTCGGCTGGGCCAGCAGGGCGGCGTTCGCTTCGGCCAGCGACTTGGCGCTGTTGGCGGTGTTCCAGAGCCAGATGAACAGGATTATCAGGGCGATGCCGAATAGCCAGAGAACCCACGTAGGGCTGCCCTGCGTTTCGTGGTGAGTGGAGGTGCTTGTTGTCATGATTACCCCTTCGAGACCCCGTCCGGCGGGATGGGGTCGCTTCGCGAGTGAGAGTTGTACTGCTTGGCTGCGGTTGGGGTAACCGGTCAGACGTAGGAGGAGTGGTGCCGGTAGAGCCGCTGGGTGAG
Proteins encoded in this window:
- the coxB gene encoding cytochrome c oxidase subunit II, whose amino-acid sequence is MPVVRRFRRVAPLLVLALLLVGCETEGPRSTLHPVGYVAEQQLDLLIWTTWLSVGVVALVAGVLGYAIFRFRSRYTGDKDAIPNQVHGSVPLEITWTLIPVIIVILVAVPTVRTIFETEVRVQPQESDVLVHVTGYQWWWKFEYPELGIVTANELHVPVGTRVVLDLDSADVLHSFWVPKLAGKRDMIPNQENQLWLIADEEGIYWGHCAELCLGAHAYMRFRVIVESEEEYQAWVESFQEVQVQASQEERQAIQPVQNNELIQEGRTLFAQKGCIGCHSNANFGPGYGSPDFPNLTNFGLRNTVAAGVLENTHENLTAWIRDPQAIKPGNYMPTLWQEDDPDALEEASAIAAYLLSLGIEGEQQAQANAVGGTNGDR